A genomic segment from Nicotiana sylvestris chromosome 1, ASM39365v2, whole genome shotgun sequence encodes:
- the LOC138876878 gene encoding uncharacterized protein, with protein MAVTDQTDEATTTTAITTMQTTIDAGSPLYIHLSDSPGSNLVLVSFDGIGYRSRRRSVLRALSVKNKLGFIIGDTEKPLVTSPLFRQWEMCDDMVTSWILNSLSRDIANSVEYVNNSVELWKELHDRYDQTNGAKLYQIQKEINDLS; from the coding sequence ATGGCGGTCACAGATCAAACTGATGAAGCGACCACAACCACAGCAATAACGACGATGCAGACCACAATCGATGCTGGGAGTCCCCTGTACATACATCTTTCCGATAGCCCAGGATCCAATctagttctagtatcttttgatGGGATTGGATACCGCTCCCGGAGGAGGAGTGTGCTCAGAGCCCTTTCAGTGAAGAACAAGCTAGGGTTCATTATTGGAGATACTGAAAAACCTCTTGTGACTTCTCCACTCTTTCGCCAATGGGAAATGTGTGATGATATGGTCACCTCGTGGATTTTAAATTCCTTATCGAGAGATATAGCTAACAGTGTTGAGTACGTGAACAATTCCGTTGAGTTGTGGAAAGAGCTACATGATCGATATGATCAGACGAACGGGGCCAAGCTGTACCAAATTCAGAAGGAAATCAACGACTTAAGTTAG